One genomic segment of Helicoverpa zea isolate HzStark_Cry1AcR chromosome 22, ilHelZeax1.1, whole genome shotgun sequence includes these proteins:
- the LOC124641646 gene encoding DNA ligase 1 — protein sequence MNWALRLVVSRLVKPARVVTRAALMPAVPVRIARAAVASTDMAQRSITSFFKVSPPRATMKVETTDEQEEVNGDAQVDVPITNGKAKISKRPRLESSDSDASPKKENINPPGSNKKKKVKRQRIESSGSESDASVKAAAVASSDEEPAASPSPSPKKQIQVKIEKSTSPKTYASPKSKKRKLLVVDNSTKSPSQKKAATDMFKRITPKKEIKQEQKEVASEDETKQEDEPVNTDVQEIVPETEYNPASSKYHPVRDACWRAGQAVPYLALARTLELIEATSARLKIVDILSNYLRSVIVLTPEDLLPSVYLCLNRLAPAYESLELGIAETYLMKAIGQCTGRTLAQLRGQRADLGAAAQAARLQQRTMFPPPPLTLRKVFAALKEIAHMTGHASVSKKINKIQSLYVACRHSEAKFLIRSLEGKLRIGLAEQSVLQALAAAATRTPPGPGGVTQLDAARGLSADQCKARVEEAALVLKTTYCSCPDLGQLVPALLAHGLAALPTHCRLAPGLPLKPMLAHPTKQLSHIFDRFESEQFTCEWKYDGERAQIHVPGAADLPDYARAAVFSRNQENNTSKYPDILRRLPALLKPSVWSCVLDCEAVAFDTDTKQILPFQVLSTRKRKDASEADIKVQVCVFVFDLLFLNGQSLVHQPLQQRRDALREHFNQVEGQWQFATSRDCSSIEEVQQFMEEAVRGSCEGLMVKALRGPHSRYDIARRSHNWLKLKKDYLDGVGDTVDAVVIGAYHGRGKRAAHFGGFLLACRDAAADEFQSLCKLGTGFSDEQLRSLTARLQQHVIPAPRPYYRFDEAHVPDVWVSAALVWELRAADLSLSPAHRAARGLVAPDKGISLRFPRFVRERDDKTPEQATSAQQVAQMYLAQDQVRNSAAPLHDSDEFY from the exons ATGAACTGGGCACTCAGACTGGTTGTGAGTAGATTAGTGAAGCCGGCACGTGTTGTCACACGAGCCGCACTAATGCCAGCTGTTCCTGTGAGAATTGCACGTGCAGCTGTTGCGAGCACTGACATGGCACAGAGAAGCATTACATCATTCTTCAAGGTGTCTCCGCCCAGAGCCACTATGAAGGTGGAGACCACTGATGAGCAGGAAGAGGTGAATGGTGATGCCCAAGTTGATGTACCAATCACTAATGGAAAAGCTAAG ATATCAAAGAGGCCCAGGTTAGAGAGCAGTGACAGTGACGCCTCTCCAAAGAAAGAAAACATCAATCCACCAGGCTCTAACAAG AAAAAGAAGGTTAAACGTCAGCGCATTGAAAGCTCTGGCAGTGAATCAGATGCGTCCGTTAAGGCAGCAGCAGTTGCTTCTTCTGATGAGGAGCCTGCAGCGTCACCCAGTCCATCACCAAAGAAACAAATTCAAGTTAAAATAGAAAAATCCACATCACCTAAGACATATGCATCACCCAAGAGTAAAAAGAGGAAACTGCTAGTTGTAGACAATAGTACTAAGAGCCCTTCTCAGAAGAAAGCAGCTACAGATATGTTCAAAAGAATCACtccaaagaaagaaataaagcaAGAGCAGAAAGAAGTCGCGAGTGAGGACGAGACTAAGCAGGAGGATGAACCTGTCAACACTGACGTACAGGAAATAGTGCCAG AGACGGAGTACAACCCCGCGTCCAGCAAGTACCACCCGGTGCGGGACGCGTGCTGGCGGGCGGGGCAGGCCGTGCCCTACCTGGCGCTGGCGCGGACGCTGGAGCTCATCGAGGCCACCTCCGCGCGGCTCAAGATCGTCGACATCCTCAGCAACTACCTGCGCTCCGTCATCGTGCTCACGCCGGAGGACCTGCTGCCCAGCGTGTACCTGTGCCTCAACAGGCTCGCGCCCGCCTACGAGAGCCTGGAGCTGG GTATCGCGGAGACGTACCTGATGAAGGCCATCGGGCAGTGCACGGGGCGCACGCTGGCGCAGCTGCGCGGGCAGCGCGCGGACCTGGGCGCGGCGGCGCAGGCGGCGCGGCTGCAGCAGCGCACCATGttcccgccgccgccgctcacGCTGCGGAAGGTCTTCGCCGCGCTCAAGGAGATCGCGCACATGACCG GCCACGCATCGGTCTCCAAGAAAATCAACAAGATCCAGTCGCTGTACGTCGCCTGTAGACACTCTGAAGCTAAATTTCTCATAAG GTCGCTGGAGGGCAAGCTGCGCATCGGGCTGGCGGAGCAGTCGGTGCTGCaggcgctggcggcggcggccaCGCGCACCCCGCCCGGCCCCGGCGGCGTCACGCAGCTCGACGCCGCGCGGGGGCTGTCCGCCGACCAGTGCAAG GCGCGGGTGGAGGAGGCGGCGCTGGTGCTGAAGACGACGTACTGCTCGTGCCCCGACCTGGGCCAGCTGGTGCCGGCGCTGCTGGCGCACGGGCTGGCGGCGCTGCCGACGCACTGCCGCCTGGCGCCCGGCCTGCCGCTCAAGCCCATGCTGGCGCACCCCACCAAGCAGCTCTCGCACATCTTCGACAG GTTCGAGAGCGAGCAGTTCACGTGCGAGTGGAAGTACGACGGCGAGCGAGCGCAGATCCACGTGCCCGGCGCCGCCGACCTGCCCGACTACGCCCGCGCCGCCGTCTTCAGCCGCAACCAGGAGAACAACACCAG CAAGTACCCGGACATCCTGCGGCGGCTGCCGGCGCTGCTGAAGCCGTCGGTGTGGAGCTGCGTGCTGGACTGCGAGGCCGTCGCCTTCGACACCGACACCAAGCAGATCCTGCCCTTCCAG GTGCTGTCGACGCGCAAGCGCAAGGACGCCAGCGAGGCGGACATCAAGGTGCAGGTGTGCGTGTTCGTGTTCGACCTGCTGTTCCTCAACGGACAGTCTCTCGTGCACCAGCCGCTGCAGCAGCGCCGCGACGCGCTCAGGGAACACTTTAACCAAGTCGAAG GCCAGTGGCAGTTCGCGACGTCGCGCGACTGCAGCAGCATAGAGGAGGTGCAGCAGTTCATGGAGGAGGCGGTGCGCGGCTCGTGCGAGGGGCTCATGGTGAAGGCTCTGCGCGGCCCGCACTCGCGCTACGACATCGCGCGACGCTCGCACAACTGGCTCAAG CTCAAGAAGGACTACCTGGACGGCGTGGGCGACACGGTGGACGCCGTGGTGATCGGCGCCTACCACGGCCGCGGCAAGCGAGCCGCGCACTTCGGCGGCTTCCTGCTGGCCTGCCGCGACGCCGCCGCCGACGAGTTCCAGTCGCTGTGCAAGCTCGGCACCGGCTTCAGCGACGAGCAGCTGCGCAGCCTCACCGCCCGCCTGCAGCAGCACGTCATCCCCGCGCCCAGACCCTACTACAG GTTCGACGAGGCGCACGTGCCGGACGTGTGGGTGTCGGCGGCGCTGGTGTGGGAGCTGCGGGCGGCGGACCTGTCGCTGTCGCccgcgcaccgcgccgcgcgggGGCTGGTGGCGCCCGACAAGGGCATCTCGCTGCGCTTCCCCAG GTTCGTGCGCGAGCGCGACGACAAGACGCCGGAGCAGGCGACGTCGGCGCAGCAGGTGGCGCAGATGTACCTCGCGCAGGACCAGGTGCGGAACAGCGCCGCGCCGCTACACGACTCCGACGAGTTCTACTGA